In Stutzerimonas stutzeri, a genomic segment contains:
- a CDS encoding TRAP transporter substrate-binding protein, which translates to MNFKRKLLIAALPFAFCLSSTAHAAMTLKIAEIHPAGYPTVVAQEHMGQKIEEATNGELTFRMFSGGVLGSEKEVVEQVQIGAVQMTRVSLGTLGPVVPDVNAFNMPFVFRDNAHMRKVIDGEIGQEILDKITNSEFNMVGLAWMDGGVRNLYTKKPVHNLEDLKGMKIRVMGNPLFIDTLNAMGAQGVAMDTGEIFSALQTGVVDGAENNPPTMLEHNHFRAAKNYSLTGHLILPEPIVMSKTTWNKLTPEQQEIVKKYAKEAQMEERKLWDEKTASSEAKLKEEGVTFIKVDKKPFYDATAPVREKYGAPYAELIKRIEAVQ; encoded by the coding sequence ATGAACTTCAAACGAAAGTTGCTCATCGCTGCACTTCCCTTCGCCTTCTGCCTGTCCAGCACGGCCCACGCCGCCATGACTCTGAAGATCGCCGAAATCCATCCAGCCGGTTACCCGACGGTCGTGGCCCAGGAACACATGGGTCAGAAGATTGAAGAAGCCACGAACGGCGAACTCACGTTCCGCATGTTCTCCGGTGGCGTGCTTGGCTCGGAGAAGGAAGTCGTCGAGCAGGTCCAGATCGGTGCGGTGCAGATGACCCGCGTCAGTCTGGGGACCCTCGGTCCGGTAGTTCCGGATGTCAACGCATTCAACATGCCCTTCGTGTTCCGTGACAATGCCCATATGCGCAAGGTCATCGATGGCGAAATCGGCCAGGAGATCCTCGACAAGATCACCAACTCCGAATTCAACATGGTTGGTCTGGCGTGGATGGACGGTGGCGTGCGCAACCTCTATACCAAGAAGCCAGTGCACAACCTTGAAGACCTCAAGGGCATGAAGATTCGTGTAATGGGTAACCCGCTGTTCATCGACACACTGAACGCCATGGGCGCCCAGGGCGTGGCGATGGATACCGGTGAGATCTTCAGCGCCCTGCAGACCGGCGTGGTCGACGGCGCCGAAAACAACCCGCCAACCATGCTTGAGCACAACCACTTCCGCGCTGCGAAGAACTACTCGCTAACGGGCCACCTGATTCTTCCCGAGCCGATCGTGATGTCCAAGACGACCTGGAACAAGCTCACCCCCGAGCAGCAGGAAATCGTCAAGAAATACGCCAAGGAAGCGCAGATGGAAGAGCGCAAGCTGTGGGATGAGAAAACCGCCAGCAGTGAGGCCAAACTCAAGGAAGAAGGCGTCACCTTCATCAAAGTCGACAAGAAGCCCTTCTACGATGCTACCGCTCCGGTACGTGAAAAATACGGCGCGCCTTACGCCGAACTGATCAAGCGTATCGAAGCCGTCCAGTAA
- a CDS encoding SMP-30/gluconolactonase/LRE family protein, translated as MATNAELIVEAQNATGESPVWVASEQALYWVDIPNRQLLRWKAADASITRWTGEQMIACIARCEAGPNRWIAGMEDGLFEIAPQDDGTLGSHRLAGAQHAHAGMRFNDGRCDRQGRFWAGTMVLDMAAGIPAGALYRFDGSSRDDSLSAQLNDFIVPNGLGFSPDGRTMYLSDSHPSVQRIWAFDYDIDSGTPSNRRLFVDMNHYAGRPDGAAVDVDGCYWICGNDAGLIHRFTPDGRLDRSLQVPVKKPAMCAFGGAGLDTLFVTSIRPGGDLSDQPLAGGVFALQPGVRGLEETPFRQ; from the coding sequence CTCAGAGCAGGCACTCTACTGGGTCGACATCCCCAATCGCCAACTGCTGCGCTGGAAGGCCGCGGATGCTTCGATTACCCGCTGGACTGGCGAGCAGATGATTGCCTGTATCGCGCGTTGCGAGGCAGGTCCGAATCGCTGGATCGCCGGCATGGAAGACGGCCTCTTCGAAATAGCTCCGCAAGATGACGGCACGCTTGGCTCCCACCGGCTGGCAGGCGCGCAACATGCTCATGCCGGCATGCGTTTCAACGACGGTCGTTGCGACCGCCAAGGGCGCTTCTGGGCTGGAACCATGGTCCTGGATATGGCTGCCGGCATCCCAGCTGGCGCGCTGTACCGGTTCGACGGTTCGTCGCGCGACGATTCACTCAGTGCGCAGCTAAATGACTTCATCGTGCCCAACGGGCTGGGCTTCAGTCCGGACGGTCGGACGATGTATCTCTCCGACTCGCACCCCAGCGTGCAACGCATCTGGGCTTTCGATTACGACATCGACAGCGGCACCCCGAGCAATCGCCGGCTGTTCGTCGACATGAATCACTATGCTGGGCGTCCCGACGGCGCAGCGGTGGACGTTGACGGCTGCTACTGGATTTGTGGCAACGACGCCGGACTGATCCACCGCTTCACGCCCGATGGCCGTCTTGACCGTTCGCTACAGGTGCCGGTGAAGAAACCCGCGATGTGCGCCTTTGGTGGCGCTGGCCTCGACACCCTGTTCGTCACTTCCATTCGTCCCGGTGGCGATCTGTCCGATCAGCCGTTAGCAGGCGGTGTGTTCGCACTGCAGCCTGGCGTCCGTGGACTGGAGGAAACCCCTTTTCGTCAATGA
- a CDS encoding TRAP transporter small permease: protein MKNTLLRVNDAIYMTCIWVAGLAIVVMSMIIPWGIFARYVLGSGGGWPEPVAILLMVIFTFFGAAASYRAGAHMAVTMFTDRLPEYLHRHVELLVQILMGVICLFMTIWGIKLCMATWNQFMSTLPTLRVGVTYSPIPIGGLITLLFVLERIIFGDQSHRRAVNYELVEDSKEAV, encoded by the coding sequence ATGAAAAACACGCTGCTGCGCGTCAACGACGCGATCTACATGACCTGTATCTGGGTCGCGGGATTGGCCATCGTGGTCATGTCCATGATCATCCCTTGGGGGATCTTCGCGCGCTACGTGCTGGGCTCCGGTGGCGGCTGGCCTGAACCCGTGGCCATTCTGCTGATGGTGATCTTTACATTTTTCGGCGCTGCGGCGAGTTATCGAGCCGGCGCGCATATGGCGGTGACGATGTTCACCGACCGCCTGCCTGAGTATCTGCACCGCCATGTCGAGCTGCTGGTGCAAATCCTGATGGGGGTCATCTGCCTGTTCATGACTATCTGGGGGATCAAGCTGTGCATGGCCACCTGGAATCAATTCATGAGCACATTGCCGACGCTACGCGTTGGTGTCACCTACTCCCCTATTCCGATTGGCGGCCTTATCACGCTGCTGTTCGTGCTCGAGCGAATCATTTTCGGTGACCAGAGCCATCGGCGAGCGGTCAACTACGAGCTGGTTGAAGACAGCAAGGAGGCAGTGTAA